In Phycisphaerae bacterium RAS2, the DNA window TTCGGGCAAGGAGATTTCAGCGAGGGTAATCGTGTTCACCACAACCGACGTGCCGACCGCGCCGTTGCCGCTGCCGATTGCGCGGTTGGTGTCGACGTTCATGGTGATGTTGGGCGAGTTGACCGAATCGGCGTGCGCGATCGCTGCCGTCATGATGATCGCCATCGCAAAGACGATACTGCGTACGCCAAACGTGTTGATGGCTGATGCGAAAGAAAGTTGACCGCTAGGACGGACCATTCAAAGGCTCCTTGTTCGGCGGCGAGGCCAGCCGCAAAGAGAATTGTATCCGGCAACCGAAGACGGAACAGGGGTCATTGAAGGTAGGCAATAAGGCGAAAGAGCGATCAACACTTGACCAATTGACATCGAATGATCTTGCCGGTTTGGTGGGAGCAACAATAGCCGGCTTGGCCTTCTCATCCTGTCGGTCTAACATGACCCTGACATGCGAATCTACTTCGACGCCTGCTGCCTGAATCGGCCCTTTGACGACCAGTCGCAAGATCGAATTCGACTTGAAAGTGAAGCGGTAAAACTTGTGATGGACTTGTGCGCAAAGGGCATCCACTCATGGGTGATCAGCAACACCCTGGAGTTTGAGATTGCCCAAAATCCAGATGTCGAAAAACGTGCCGCCGTATTGGCGCTTCTGGGCGCCGCCGGTGAATGCCTTCAGGTGAGCGAACCGGCAATTCAGAAGGCTCGACAATTATTGGACCGCAGAATCAGGCCGATGGATGCTTTGCATCTTGCGTTGGCCGACACAGGCGGATGCGATATACTTCTGACGGTGGATG includes these proteins:
- the vapC_2 gene encoding tRNA(fMet)-specific endonuclease VapC gives rise to the protein MRIYFDACCLNRPFDDQSQDRIRLESEAVKLVMDLCAKGIHSWVISNTLEFEIAQNPDVEKRAAVLALLGAAGECLQVSEPAIQKARQLLDRRIRPMDALHLALADTGGCDILLTVDDELLRRSRDCNELTIRVENPARFVVDELEGA